In Falsibacillus albus, a single window of DNA contains:
- the ytzI gene encoding YtzI protein: MNTTVLIILIIAIIIVFVVLLLSVLTTSKAYKYKHTIDPIKDNPDLKSDENSVGDPEVDESDQTE, from the coding sequence ATGAACACCACAGTCTTAATCATCCTGATCATTGCCATCATCATAGTCTTTGTCGTCCTGCTTCTTTCCGTTCTTACGACTTCAAAAGCCTACAAGTATAAACACACCATAGATCCCATCAAAGATAACCCTGATTTGAAGAGCGATGAAAACAGCGTCGGAGATCCTGAAGTGGATGAAAGTGATCAAACTGAATAA
- a CDS encoding phage holin family protein — translation MPLISLSGAISSTLFGDSNSMIPMLLVAVIIDYITGLIAGMINGELSSEVGFKGILRKIIIFSIVVAAHFIDVVLSTGEMIRNATVIFYLCNEILSILENAGKAGLPLPPSILEKIQALKNRSNNKE, via the coding sequence GTGCCATTGATATCATTGTCCGGTGCTATTTCTTCTACACTATTCGGAGATTCGAATTCAATGATCCCTATGTTGCTGGTCGCTGTCATCATTGATTATATTACTGGGTTAATTGCGGGGATGATAAATGGGGAATTGTCAAGCGAAGTTGGTTTCAAAGGTATATTAAGAAAGATAATCATTTTTAGCATAGTCGTGGCTGCCCACTTTATCGATGTTGTTTTATCAACAGGTGAAATGATCCGTAATGCAACAGTCATCTTTTATTTGTGCAATGAAATATTATCCATACTAGAAAATGCGGGGAAGGCAGGTCTGCCATTGCCGCCTTCCATCTTGGAAAAGATTCAGGCATTAAAAAACCGATCAAACAACAAAGAATAA
- a CDS encoding ABC transporter ATP-binding protein, with protein sequence MSFLKIDHLHHSYFTPKTAVKALEDISFEVKEGEFISFLGPSGCGKTTLLSIIAGLMDATNGTITFSNNDRKGSTGYMLQQDYLFPWKTIEENILLGLKLMNKLNDETKTEALKLLANMGLEGVEKQYPRQLSGGMRQRAALARTLAVNPKLLLLDEPFSALDYQTKLKLEDLVFQTLKSFRKTAILVTHDIGEAIAMSDRILLFAAKPGRLHKTFIVPEEMKTLTPFECRNHQSYSGLFQMIWKELESLEINYQRDGAPS encoded by the coding sequence ATGAGCTTCCTGAAAATCGATCATCTTCACCATAGTTATTTTACCCCAAAAACCGCGGTTAAAGCGCTTGAAGACATCTCATTTGAGGTTAAGGAGGGAGAGTTCATCTCTTTCCTTGGCCCAAGCGGTTGTGGAAAAACAACACTGCTTTCGATCATTGCCGGATTAATGGATGCAACAAATGGAACGATAACCTTTTCGAACAATGATCGAAAGGGTTCTACAGGCTACATGCTGCAGCAGGATTACTTGTTTCCATGGAAAACGATCGAAGAAAACATTCTATTGGGCCTTAAACTAATGAATAAATTAAATGATGAAACAAAAACAGAGGCATTGAAGCTGCTCGCAAATATGGGGCTTGAAGGCGTGGAAAAGCAATATCCCCGTCAACTATCTGGAGGCATGAGGCAGCGGGCGGCACTGGCACGGACATTGGCCGTCAATCCGAAACTATTGCTGCTTGATGAACCTTTTTCAGCTTTGGACTACCAAACCAAACTAAAACTCGAAGATTTAGTTTTTCAAACGCTTAAATCCTTTAGAAAAACCGCAATCCTGGTCACACATGATATCGGGGAAGCCATTGCAATGAGTGATCGGATCCTGCTGTTTGCCGCAAAGCCTGGAAGATTGCATAAAACTTTCATCGTTCCGGAAGAAATGAAGACGTTGACACCTTTTGAATGCAGGAACCATCAATCTTATTCAGGCCTTTTCCAAATGATATGGAAGGAGCTGGAGAGCCTTGAAATCAACTATCAACGAGACGGAGCTCCTTCATGA
- a CDS encoding alpha/beta hydrolase family protein, which yields MHETYLIVSKHAFPSPNPKVRLFLMTYLSDGLKVKGLLAEPADENTYDGFLYLRGGIKRVGMVRPARIAQFASEGFIVFAPFYRGNEGGEGNEDFAGEDMNDAVSGFDLLRGHPRVRKGKVHLFGFSRGGVMALLTAIRRQEAASVVTWGGVSDMALTYKERKDLRRMMKRVIGGTPARVPGEYKRRTPLFELEHLLAPVLIIHGVRDLNVSVEHSLRLEKRLKELEKNHETWLFHEFTHYFPPKINRKVVKELTKWMKKQTHA from the coding sequence ATGCATGAAACATACCTCATTGTTTCCAAGCACGCTTTTCCGTCCCCTAATCCGAAAGTTCGTTTGTTTTTGATGACTTATCTTTCGGATGGACTGAAAGTGAAGGGCCTGTTGGCAGAACCAGCGGATGAAAATACATATGATGGATTCTTGTATTTAAGGGGAGGAATAAAGCGTGTAGGCATGGTGAGGCCGGCAAGGATTGCACAATTTGCCTCAGAGGGATTCATTGTGTTTGCCCCTTTTTATCGGGGGAATGAAGGGGGAGAAGGAAATGAGGACTTTGCCGGAGAAGATATGAATGACGCTGTTTCAGGTTTTGATCTTCTTCGTGGACATCCAAGGGTCCGCAAAGGAAAAGTGCATCTTTTCGGATTTTCCCGAGGTGGGGTGATGGCCCTCCTGACAGCTATCAGAAGGCAGGAAGCAGCATCTGTTGTCACTTGGGGAGGGGTTTCAGATATGGCTCTCACGTATAAAGAAAGAAAGGACCTGCGAAGGATGATGAAGCGTGTCATTGGCGGAACTCCAGCTCGTGTACCTGGTGAATACAAACGAAGGACGCCATTATTCGAATTGGAACATCTCCTCGCCCCGGTATTGATCATCCATGGCGTTCGGGATCTAAATGTATCGGTAGAACATTCCTTGCGCCTGGAAAAAAGGTTGAAAGAGTTGGAAAAAAATCATGAAACATGGCTTTTCCATGAGTTTACGCACTATTTTCCGCCAAAAATTAATCGGAAAGTTGTAAAAGAACTTACAAAATGGATGAAAAAACAAACACATGCATGA
- a CDS encoding S-ribosylhomocysteine lyase has translation MPSVESFELDHNAVKAPYVRHCGVHKVGSDGVVNKFDIRFCQPNKQAMKPDAIHTLEHLLAFNIREFADRYDHFDIIDISPMGCQTGYYLVVSGEPEVEEIIDLLEATMKSAVEITDIPAANEKQCGQAKLHDLEGAKNLMRFWLEQSKEDLKQVFA, from the coding sequence ATGCCTTCAGTCGAAAGTTTTGAATTGGACCATAATGCGGTGAAAGCGCCATATGTACGCCATTGTGGTGTTCATAAAGTAGGCAGCGACGGTGTTGTCAATAAATTTGATATTCGCTTTTGCCAACCTAATAAGCAGGCAATGAAGCCAGATGCGATTCATACACTTGAGCATTTGCTAGCATTCAACATTCGTGAATTTGCTGATCGCTATGATCATTTTGATATTATCGATATCTCGCCTATGGGCTGCCAAACAGGCTACTATCTTGTCGTGAGTGGTGAGCCGGAAGTGGAAGAGATCATTGATTTGCTCGAAGCAACTATGAAAAGTGCAGTTGAAATCACTGATATCCCTGCTGCCAATGAAAAACAATGCGGTCAGGCGAAATTGCATGATTTAGAAGGTGCAAAGAACTTGATGCGTTTTTGGCTTGAACAAAGCAAAGAAGATTTGAAGCAAGTATTTGCATAA
- a CDS encoding metal ABC transporter solute-binding protein, Zn/Mn family encodes MRVLKLILSILIIISLSACSEQQKNTASKKKKNHLDIYTTVYPIQEFTKLIGGKYVTVNTIYPPGSDEHTFEPSQKDMMNLADSDLLFYVGLGLEGFVNKSEQTLKDENVKLVPLGEKINLDAQPAENKNGDVNPHIWLDPIYAKEMAKQITKTLSSEMPKHKTEFEQNYDKLAAKLDQLDSDFAKMASQAKHKEFIVSHAAYSYWESRYGLKQTSVAGISTSDEPSQQDLKKIVETAKKAHLKYILFEQNVPSRLTDVVKKAVGAQSLTLYNLAVLNENNIKNHDDYFSLMRKNIATLKKALNY; translated from the coding sequence ATGCGTGTATTAAAACTAATACTTTCGATATTGATAATAATTTCATTATCAGCCTGCAGTGAACAACAGAAAAATACAGCCTCAAAAAAGAAGAAAAATCACTTGGACATCTATACGACAGTTTATCCCATTCAAGAATTCACAAAATTAATCGGTGGAAAGTATGTAACTGTCAACACTATTTATCCTCCAGGTTCAGATGAGCATACGTTTGAACCATCTCAAAAGGATATGATGAATCTCGCAGATTCAGATTTATTATTTTATGTGGGGCTTGGCCTTGAAGGATTCGTAAATAAATCTGAACAAACGCTGAAGGATGAAAATGTAAAGCTGGTGCCGCTTGGTGAAAAAATCAACCTGGACGCTCAGCCAGCAGAAAATAAAAATGGCGACGTCAATCCACATATTTGGCTTGACCCTATATATGCAAAAGAAATGGCCAAACAAATCACCAAAACACTTTCATCAGAAATGCCGAAGCATAAAACTGAGTTTGAACAAAATTATGATAAGCTTGCGGCTAAATTAGATCAACTCGACTCCGACTTTGCCAAAATGGCAAGTCAGGCAAAACATAAAGAATTTATCGTTTCACATGCAGCATACAGCTACTGGGAAAGCCGCTACGGGTTGAAGCAAACATCTGTTGCAGGCATTTCGACTTCGGATGAACCATCACAGCAGGATCTGAAAAAAATTGTGGAGACAGCAAAAAAAGCACATCTCAAATATATCTTATTTGAACAAAACGTCCCTTCACGACTGACGGATGTGGTCAAAAAAGCAGTCGGAGCACAGTCGCTCACACTCTATAATCTCGCCGTCTTAAATGAAAACAACATCAAAAATCATGATGACTATTTCAGTTTGATGAGAAAAAATATCGCTACACTGAAAAAAGCTTTAAATTATTGA
- a CDS encoding hydrolase, translating to MSDQKRTYYIEVGSGEISSSSTDSPWNFKIEATDEEITKLREIFDSNYATDEQGFFRSHVPYIQYHYDRENDAYDRNLQQVYQMIHDLGDEEARNHIESMGILDVNPTKDE from the coding sequence GTGAGTGATCAAAAGCGAACATATTATATCGAAGTGGGAAGTGGAGAAATCTCTTCAAGTTCAACCGATTCCCCATGGAATTTTAAAATTGAAGCAACAGATGAAGAAATAACGAAATTGCGTGAGATATTTGATTCCAATTACGCAACTGATGAGCAAGGCTTCTTTAGATCACATGTTCCGTATATTCAATACCATTACGACCGGGAAAATGATGCTTACGACCGCAATCTTCAGCAAGTGTACCAAATGATCCACGACCTTGGGGATGAAGAAGCGAGAAATCATATTGAATCAATGGGGATTTTAGATGTGAATCCAACCAAGGATGAATAA
- a CDS encoding DUF6154 family protein gives MRLVDELFAIYRDRLSGDEEDLDTITFTVLEHYNREELMTIVGDMRTDELQYFIRQYLLETLKEKFARKEGKSIDPNYIKHLH, from the coding sequence ATGAGGCTGGTGGATGAATTATTTGCAATCTATAGAGACCGCTTATCAGGGGATGAGGAAGATTTAGATACGATTACCTTTACCGTACTGGAGCATTATAATAGGGAAGAACTTATGACGATAGTTGGGGATATGAGAACGGATGAACTTCAATATTTCATCCGTCAATATTTACTGGAAACATTGAAGGAAAAGTTTGCACGCAAAGAGGGAAAAAGCATCGATCCCAATTATATTAAACACTTGCATTAA
- a CDS encoding ABC transporter permease — MKSTINETELLHEQFLFSIKKEKKWVRIYQLLIFILFFGSWEFASRERWIDPLIFSSPTKIWHLLLVKISDGSLFNNLYVTVGETVCGFLLGTLLGTILAAVLWWSPFLSKILDPYLVILNAMPKVALGPILIVALGPGLSSIIAMGTIISVIITTIVVYTSFRGVDPNYMKVLQTFEANRWQIFKESILPASFPTIISTLKVNVGLSWVGVIVGEFLVSSRGLGYMIIYGFQVFNFTLVLLSLLLIAVFATIMYQLVELLEKALIKDEQE; from the coding sequence TTGAAATCAACTATCAACGAGACGGAGCTCCTTCATGAGCAGTTTCTATTCAGCATCAAAAAAGAAAAAAAGTGGGTAAGGATCTACCAGCTGCTCATTTTCATCCTTTTTTTCGGGTCATGGGAATTCGCCAGCCGGGAAAGATGGATCGATCCACTCATCTTTAGCTCGCCAACCAAGATATGGCACCTTTTATTGGTTAAAATAAGCGATGGAAGCTTATTCAACAACTTATATGTGACAGTGGGAGAAACAGTCTGCGGATTTTTACTTGGGACACTCCTTGGCACCATTCTGGCAGCAGTATTATGGTGGTCTCCATTCTTATCCAAAATACTGGACCCTTATTTGGTCATATTGAATGCAATGCCAAAAGTGGCATTGGGTCCTATTCTCATTGTTGCACTTGGGCCTGGACTATCATCGATCATCGCCATGGGGACGATCATATCTGTCATCATCACAACCATCGTTGTCTATACTTCCTTTCGGGGAGTAGATCCAAATTACATGAAAGTGCTCCAGACTTTTGAAGCAAACAGATGGCAAATTTTTAAAGAATCGATTTTGCCTGCATCTTTTCCGACGATCATCTCGACACTGAAAGTCAATGTGGGACTCTCCTGGGTGGGGGTGATCGTCGGTGAATTCCTCGTTTCCTCTAGAGGATTGGGATACATGATCATTTATGGATTTCAGGTTTTCAATTTTACGCTTGTCCTGTTATCCCTACTCCTAATCGCCGTATTCGCCACAATCATGTATCAGCTGGTGGAGCTGTTGGAAAAAGCACTGATCAAGGATGAACAAGAATAA
- the pckA gene encoding phosphoenolpyruvate carboxykinase (ATP), producing the protein MSSVSISNKLLELLNGHNIQMQLSVSQLVEKVLNRNEGILTSSGAVRAETGKYTGRSPKDKFVVEEPSTKDKIDWGSVNQPISSEAFDKLYNKVISYLKDKEEVFVFKGFAGADQKYRLPIQIINEYAWHNLFAHQLFIRPNEEEVKEHDSEFTVISAPTFKADPAEDGTNSETFIIISFERRIVLIGGTEYAGEMKKSIFSVMNYMLPEADILSMHCSANVGFEGDVALFFGLSGTGKTTLSADPNRRLIGDDEHGWSPNGVFNIEGGCYAKCINLSEEKEPQIFNAIRFGSVLENVMVDPHTRVADYDDTSLTENTRAAYPLQSIDNIVDPSIAGQPNTIVFLTADAFGVLPPISKLSKEQAMYHFLSGYTSKLAGTERGITSPQATFSTCFGSPFLPLPATRYAEMMGKKIDEHNVQVFLVNTGWTGGEYGVGSRMKLSYTRAMVQAALEGELNHVETVKDEVFGLSIPVHVPGVPDEVLQPQKTWQNQNAYQNKAQELSDKFKENFKKFNNVPADIAELGGPLK; encoded by the coding sequence ATGAGTTCAGTAAGCATCTCAAATAAATTATTGGAACTTTTAAACGGTCATAACATTCAAATGCAGCTTTCTGTTTCACAATTAGTCGAAAAGGTCCTTAATCGCAATGAAGGGATTTTGACTTCATCCGGAGCAGTTCGTGCAGAGACTGGGAAATATACAGGCAGATCGCCTAAAGATAAGTTCGTGGTGGAAGAACCATCCACAAAAGATAAAATTGACTGGGGCAGCGTGAATCAGCCGATTTCATCAGAAGCCTTTGACAAGCTTTATAATAAAGTCATTTCATACTTAAAAGACAAAGAAGAAGTATTCGTCTTCAAAGGATTTGCAGGTGCAGATCAAAAATACCGCCTTCCCATCCAAATCATCAATGAGTATGCTTGGCATAATCTATTTGCCCACCAGCTATTCATTCGTCCAAATGAGGAAGAAGTCAAGGAACATGATTCGGAATTCACCGTCATTTCAGCGCCTACTTTCAAAGCGGACCCTGCGGAAGATGGGACCAATTCAGAAACATTTATCATCATTTCTTTTGAACGCCGCATCGTCCTGATCGGTGGGACGGAATATGCAGGTGAAATGAAAAAATCCATTTTCTCCGTGATGAATTATATGCTGCCTGAAGCGGACATCCTTTCCATGCATTGTTCCGCCAATGTTGGCTTTGAGGGAGATGTCGCCTTATTTTTCGGACTTTCCGGCACCGGCAAAACAACATTGTCAGCAGATCCAAACCGGCGATTGATCGGGGATGACGAGCATGGCTGGTCTCCCAATGGTGTCTTTAATATAGAAGGCGGATGTTATGCCAAATGCATTAACCTTTCTGAAGAAAAAGAACCGCAAATATTCAATGCCATCCGTTTTGGCTCCGTATTGGAGAATGTCATGGTCGATCCACATACAAGAGTTGCGGATTATGATGATACGTCGTTAACGGAAAATACCCGTGCAGCTTACCCACTGCAATCGATAGACAACATCGTGGACCCAAGCATCGCAGGGCAGCCAAATACAATCGTCTTCCTTACTGCGGATGCCTTTGGTGTATTGCCGCCGATCAGCAAGCTTTCGAAGGAACAAGCTATGTATCATTTTTTAAGCGGTTACACATCTAAATTGGCTGGCACGGAAAGAGGCATCACTTCACCGCAGGCAACGTTCTCCACTTGCTTCGGATCACCATTCCTGCCCCTTCCTGCTACTAGATATGCAGAAATGATGGGCAAGAAAATCGATGAACACAATGTGCAAGTATTTTTGGTCAACACAGGATGGACCGGAGGAGAATATGGAGTGGGCAGCCGTATGAAGCTGAGCTACACCCGCGCCATGGTCCAAGCCGCTCTCGAAGGGGAATTGAACCATGTGGAAACGGTGAAGGATGAAGTCTTTGGATTATCCATCCCAGTCCATGTACCGGGTGTCCCGGATGAAGTTCTTCAGCCGCAAAAAACATGGCAAAATCAAAATGCCTATCAAAACAAAGCACAGGAACTATCCGATAAATTCAAAGAAAACTTCAAAAAGTTCAATAATGTCCCTGCCGACATTGCTGAATTAGGCGGACCGTTAAAATAA
- the yidD gene encoding membrane protein insertion efficiency factor YidD, protein MLKYIFIKLIRVYQKFISPIKPPSCRFYPTCSHYGLEAVQRFGAIKGGWLAIKRISKCHPMHPGGFDDVPEQWPGFLKSKKK, encoded by the coding sequence ATGTTAAAATATATCTTCATTAAATTGATCCGTGTTTATCAAAAGTTCATTTCACCGATAAAGCCTCCGAGTTGCAGATTTTATCCAACTTGTTCACACTACGGGCTCGAAGCTGTGCAGAGATTCGGCGCCATCAAAGGCGGTTGGCTTGCGATAAAAAGAATATCCAAATGTCATCCAATGCATCCAGGAGGTTTTGATGACGTACCAGAACAATGGCCAGGCTTCCTAAAAAGCAAGAAAAAATAA
- a CDS encoding DUF6612 family protein, protein MKKLTSAFIMLMLILSLAACGETAKNVDSKDAASPKKDDKSNLTLAQVFQKSLDASKNVKSMSGDMDLTQKIQSGEQAQPINSTSHIEMDVLIQKPMSMHQKMSIQMDGNTDANANQSYETETYLTKDGFFMYDPTQQKWMKMPKEFSDQILQMSDYQTNPGEELKKLQQYADDFSFEQDHEHFILKLNASGDKFNSLIQDSMKNLPEQLKGNEENLKNIKFNKVNYEIYINKETFLTDSLNVTTDMEMNVNGQSVNVNQEIKGAYKNYNKISTVEVPQDVLDNAQEVQF, encoded by the coding sequence TTGAAAAAACTAACTTCAGCATTCATCATGCTGATGCTGATCCTTTCATTGGCCGCATGCGGGGAAACTGCAAAGAATGTAGATTCAAAGGACGCAGCCTCCCCTAAAAAAGATGATAAAAGTAATTTAACCTTAGCACAAGTATTTCAAAAATCATTGGATGCATCCAAAAATGTAAAAAGTATGTCTGGAGATATGGATTTAACCCAAAAGATTCAAAGCGGGGAACAAGCACAGCCAATCAACTCGACTTCCCATATCGAAATGGATGTCCTCATTCAAAAGCCAATGTCCATGCATCAAAAGATGTCCATACAAATGGATGGAAACACCGATGCCAACGCTAATCAAAGCTATGAAACTGAAACTTACTTGACGAAAGATGGATTCTTTATGTATGATCCGACCCAGCAAAAATGGATGAAAATGCCTAAGGAATTTTCTGATCAAATATTGCAGATGTCTGATTATCAAACAAACCCTGGAGAGGAATTAAAGAAGCTCCAGCAATATGCTGACGATTTCTCATTTGAACAGGACCATGAACACTTCATCTTAAAGTTGAACGCTTCAGGTGACAAATTCAACAGTCTGATCCAGGATTCCATGAAAAATCTTCCTGAACAGCTTAAAGGGAATGAGGAAAACCTCAAAAATATCAAGTTTAACAAAGTCAATTATGAAATATATATCAACAAAGAAACTTTCTTAACAGACTCACTCAATGTGACAACCGACATGGAAATGAACGTAAATGGACAAAGTGTAAATGTAAATCAGGAAATAAAAGGTGCTTATAAAAATTATAATAAAATCAGCACGGTCGAAGTTCCGCAAGATGTGTTGGACAATGCACAGGAAGTACAGTTTTAA
- a CDS encoding DUF2584 domain-containing protein, translating into MGMPLELNTMIVTKGLERRLEDNLFTLVKEGYRLYPMDIPIEVKRSKDGEGTGIAVIQQIKWEDNQTILSYQLISLYSTN; encoded by the coding sequence ATGGGGATGCCGCTCGAATTAAATACCATGATTGTGACTAAAGGATTGGAAAGAAGGCTTGAAGATAATTTATTTACACTGGTGAAAGAAGGCTATCGCTTATATCCGATGGACATTCCAATTGAAGTGAAACGTTCGAAGGATGGAGAAGGAACAGGGATTGCCGTGATTCAACAAATTAAATGGGAAGATAATCAAACCATTCTTTCCTATCAGCTGATTTCTTTATACTCAACGAATTAA
- a CDS encoding ABC transporter substrate-binding protein: MNRWLKRSFALLLAFVLVFSISACSEKNSKTALKKVRIAEVTRSIFYAPQYVAIEKGFFKKEGLDVSVTTTAGGDKTMTALLSGGADVALVGSETSIYVYAQGSSDPVINFAQLTQTDGTFLVSRKRIDDFQWDQLKGSTFLGQRKGGMPQMVGEFVLKNHGIDPHKDLNLIQNIDFANIANAFASGTGDYVQLFEPTASVFEKEGKGYIVASFGKESGHVPYTTFMTKQSYLKKNKSTIEKFTKAIYEAQQWVQSHSASEIAKTIQPYFENTDLATIETVVDRYKSQGSFATDPILDEEEWNNLQNIMNEAEELPKQIQHDTLVNTEIANKVIKK, from the coding sequence ATGAATCGATGGCTGAAAAGAAGTTTTGCACTGCTGCTGGCATTTGTATTGGTATTTTCCATTTCAGCATGCAGCGAGAAAAATTCAAAGACAGCTCTTAAAAAAGTACGTATTGCAGAAGTCACACGATCCATCTTTTATGCCCCTCAATACGTAGCAATCGAAAAGGGATTCTTTAAAAAAGAAGGTCTTGATGTAAGTGTCACGACAACTGCAGGCGGCGATAAAACGATGACCGCCCTCTTATCCGGTGGAGCTGATGTTGCATTGGTCGGATCGGAAACAAGCATTTATGTGTACGCACAAGGTTCCAGCGATCCTGTCATTAATTTTGCCCAGCTTACTCAGACTGACGGTACATTTCTTGTATCCAGGAAAAGAATTGATGATTTCCAATGGGATCAATTAAAAGGCTCGACATTCCTTGGGCAAAGAAAAGGCGGAATGCCGCAAATGGTCGGAGAATTTGTTTTGAAAAACCACGGAATCGATCCACATAAGGACCTAAATCTGATCCAAAACATCGATTTCGCCAATATCGCCAACGCCTTTGCTTCCGGAACGGGTGATTACGTTCAATTATTCGAACCGACTGCATCCGTTTTTGAAAAAGAAGGAAAAGGATATATCGTGGCTTCATTCGGCAAGGAATCCGGCCATGTTCCATATACGACTTTCATGACGAAGCAAAGCTACCTAAAAAAGAATAAAAGCACCATTGAAAAATTCACGAAAGCCATTTATGAAGCTCAGCAATGGGTACAGTCACACAGCGCTTCCGAAATTGCCAAGACCATTCAGCCTTATTTTGAGAACACCGATTTAGCAACAATCGAAACGGTGGTCGACCGCTATAAGTCGCAAGGGTCCTTTGCCACAGATCCAATCTTGGATGAAGAAGAGTGGAATAACCTTCAAAACATTATGAATGAAGCGGAAGAGCTTCCTAAACAGATTCAGCATGATACCCTGGTCAATACTGAAATCGCCAATAAAGTCATTAAAAAATAA
- the ytkD gene encoding RNA deprotection pyrophosphohydrolase, with the protein MEKFYDLNGNMVTLTFDQNRFVESPTHVFVVCRYRDQWLLTDHPKRGIEFPGGKQEATETIEQAAEREVFEETGGIVGNLVYMGEYRVAQTPPRKSFVKAIFFASIREIQSKEDYLETNGPILMSDILSVVQEGRFSFNMKDMVLIRTLEQLNKRGLLKHN; encoded by the coding sequence ATGGAAAAATTCTATGATTTGAATGGCAATATGGTTACATTGACCTTTGATCAAAATCGTTTTGTGGAATCACCTACGCATGTGTTTGTCGTTTGCCGCTACCGTGATCAATGGCTGCTGACCGATCATCCAAAGCGGGGGATCGAGTTTCCCGGGGGGAAGCAGGAAGCAACTGAAACAATAGAGCAGGCAGCTGAACGGGAGGTATTTGAAGAAACAGGGGGAATAGTAGGAAATCTCGTTTATATGGGTGAATATAGAGTGGCACAAACTCCTCCACGAAAGAGTTTTGTTAAGGCTATATTCTTTGCATCCATTCGTGAAATACAATCAAAAGAAGATTACCTCGAAACGAATGGCCCCATCCTTATGAGCGATATTTTATCGGTCGTTCAAGAGGGAAGATTCAGCTTTAACATGAAGGATATGGTGCTCATTCGGACTTTGGAACAATTAAATAAGCGCGGGCTTTTAAAGCATAATTAA